A genomic stretch from Mycobacterium malmoense includes:
- a CDS encoding integrase core domain-containing protein, whose protein sequence is MQRSAYKTELINRGRPWRCIDDVEFSTAEWAAWYNQERMHQALGYSTSRVRGRSHRRLTPHEPANPGPYHTNRNKTWGTSVRCETFTDVTDLQDAIRAYIDSYNQHAKPFTWTKTPDELLAKNQQHATLADGCDVRREFGPNAQQAGN, encoded by the coding sequence TTGCAAAGGTCCGCCTACAAGACCGAGTTAATCAACCGCGGCAGACCGTGGCGCTGCATCGACGACGTCGAGTTCTCGACTGCCGAATGGGCGGCCTGGTACAACCAGGAACGCATGCACCAAGCCCTCGGCTATTCCACCAGCCGAGTACGAGGCCGCTCTCACCGACGCCTTACACCCCATGAGCCAGCCAACCCCGGCCCTTACCACACAAATAGGAACAAAACCTGGGGTACTTCAGTCCGCTGCGAAACCTTCACCGACGTCACCGACCTTCAGGACGCGATCCGCGCCTACATCGACAGCTACAACCAACACGCCAAACCATTCACCTGGACCAAAACACCTGACGAACTACTCGCCAAAAATCAACAACACGCGACACTAGCCGATGGGTGTGATGTCCGCCGCGAGTTCGGGCCCAATGCTCAGCAGGCCGGGAATTAG
- a CDS encoding rhomboid-like protein, producing the protein MIGGIFSRLARVRFTVGYVAIVLAISCAILALGPHVHDVIVQRASTNLHNLARGHLGTLLGSALVVDAGPLYFWPPFLTCLLALAELHLRTIRLVAAFLVGHIGATLLVAAALAGAVEFGWLPLSITRASDVGMSYGALAVLGAMTAVIPGRWRAAWVGWWVSAGLAAAIIGGDFTDAGHTVAVILGVLVSARFRQPIHWTPVRCLMLVASSGFGFLMLAHQWGTMAAAPAFGVLGALAAYKVAQLTAGRSVLPILPAGDRNALTRPQPVMTG; encoded by the coding sequence ATGATTGGGGGCATCTTCTCCCGGCTTGCCCGGGTTCGGTTCACGGTGGGATATGTCGCGATTGTGCTTGCCATCAGCTGCGCCATCCTGGCGCTTGGCCCGCACGTGCACGACGTCATCGTCCAGCGCGCCAGCACCAACCTGCACAACCTGGCCCGCGGACACCTGGGAACCCTGTTGGGCAGCGCCCTGGTCGTCGACGCTGGCCCGCTGTACTTTTGGCCGCCCTTCCTGACCTGCCTGCTTGCACTCGCGGAGCTGCATCTGCGCACCATCCGGCTGGTGGCGGCATTTCTGGTCGGCCACATCGGCGCGACGTTGTTGGTGGCCGCCGCACTCGCCGGGGCGGTCGAGTTCGGCTGGCTGCCGTTGTCGATCACCCGAGCCAGCGACGTCGGAATGAGCTACGGCGCCCTTGCGGTGCTTGGAGCGATGACGGCGGTGATTCCCGGGCGCTGGCGGGCGGCCTGGGTCGGCTGGTGGGTATCGGCGGGCCTGGCCGCGGCGATCATCGGCGGCGACTTCACCGATGCCGGTCATACCGTCGCCGTGATCCTGGGCGTGCTGGTGTCCGCCCGGTTCCGGCAGCCGATCCACTGGACGCCGGTGCGGTGCCTGATGTTGGTGGCCTCCTCGGGGTTCGGTTTCCTGATGCTGGCTCACCAGTGGGGGACGATGGCCGCCGCGCCGGCGTTCGGTGTCCTGGGCGCGTTGGCGGCCTACAAGGTCGCCCAACTCACCGCGGGCCGCAGCGTGCTGCCGATTCTGCCCGCGGGTGACCGCAACGCGCTGACCCGTCCGCAGCCGGTCATGACCGGCTAG
- a CDS encoding oxygenase MpaB family protein has protein sequence MTASTTISGISGTSGTSGDPLGPDSLTWKYFGDLRTGMMGVWIGAVQNMYPELGAGVEEHSILLREPLQRVARSVYPIMGVVYDGDRAAQTGQQIKGYHRTIKGVDATGRRYHALNPETFYWAHATFFMLVVKVAEYFCGGLTEAEKRQLFDEHVQWYRMYGMSMRPVPKSWEEFQQYWDRVCRDELEINQATLDIFQIRIPKPKFVLMPTPIWDQLFRPLVAGQRWIAAGLFEPAVREKAGMHWTPGDEVLLRLFGKLVELAFLAVPDEIRLHPRALAAYRRAQGRVPSDAPLVEAPAFMAPPRDRRGLPMHYFPQGSHPFVRSPLDPALQPARALMERAGSLMHGTFSLAGLRPARGRKKAA, from the coding sequence ATGACTGCCAGCACAACGATATCCGGGATATCCGGGACATCCGGGACATCCGGCGATCCGCTCGGACCCGACTCGCTCACCTGGAAGTATTTCGGTGACCTCCGCACCGGAATGATGGGCGTGTGGATCGGCGCGGTCCAGAACATGTATCCGGAGCTGGGCGCCGGTGTCGAAGAGCACTCCATCCTGCTGCGCGAGCCTTTGCAGCGGGTGGCGCGGTCGGTGTACCCGATCATGGGGGTGGTCTACGACGGCGACCGGGCGGCCCAGACCGGCCAGCAGATCAAGGGCTACCACCGCACCATCAAGGGCGTCGACGCCACGGGCCGTCGCTATCACGCGCTGAACCCGGAAACCTTCTACTGGGCGCATGCCACCTTCTTCATGCTCGTCGTCAAGGTGGCGGAGTACTTCTGCGGAGGCTTGACCGAAGCCGAGAAGCGCCAGCTGTTCGACGAACACGTGCAGTGGTATCGCATGTATGGGATGAGCATGCGGCCGGTCCCCAAATCGTGGGAGGAATTCCAGCAGTACTGGGACCGGGTCTGCCGCGACGAGCTGGAAATCAACCAGGCGACGCTGGACATCTTCCAGATCCGGATTCCCAAGCCGAAGTTCGTGCTGATGCCGACACCGATCTGGGACCAATTGTTCAGGCCGTTGGTGGCCGGTCAGCGCTGGATCGCGGCGGGGCTATTCGAGCCCGCGGTGCGTGAGAAGGCGGGAATGCACTGGACACCGGGCGACGAGGTGTTGCTGCGCCTGTTTGGCAAGCTCGTCGAGCTGGCATTTCTGGCGGTTCCCGACGAAATCCGGCTGCATCCGCGCGCGCTGGCCGCCTACCGCCGCGCCCAGGGACGGGTTCCCAGCGACGCGCCGTTGGTCGAGGCACCGGCATTCATGGCGCCGCCGCGCGACCGCCGCGGGCTGCCGATGCATTACTTTCCCCAGGGGTCCCACCCCTTCGTCCGCTCCCCCCTTGACCCCGCCCTCCAACCCGCTCGAGCCCTCATGGAACGCGCCGGCTCGCTGATGCACGGCACGTTCTCGCTGGCCGGCCTGCGCCCCGCCCGCGGCCGTAAAAAAGCGGCGTAA
- a CDS encoding adenylate/guanylate cyclase domain-containing protein, which yields MELAPRDPDPGEPEKSVTTLAPPVSRRRSPVSIHTAAQWLHTTNHSPGVVALIRRARRLLPGDPEFGDPLSTAGEGGPRAAARAADRLLGDREAASREVSLGVLQVWQAMTEAVSRRPANPEVTLVFTDLVGFSGWSLEAGDEAALALLRQVARAIEPPLLDAGGHIVKRMGDGIMAVFRDPTVAVRAVLAAKEALKSVEVAGYTPRMRVGIHTGRPQRMAADWLGVDVNIAARVMERATKGGIMVSSSTLDLIPQSELDALGVVAKRARKPVFAHKTAGVPADLGIYRLKTLRELTAFDHASETN from the coding sequence GTGGAACTCGCGCCTCGCGATCCGGACCCGGGCGAGCCCGAAAAATCGGTGACCACCCTGGCGCCCCCGGTCTCAAGACGGCGCTCTCCGGTATCAATTCACACCGCGGCGCAGTGGTTGCACACGACAAATCACAGCCCCGGCGTCGTGGCGTTGATCCGGCGGGCGCGACGGCTGTTGCCCGGAGATCCCGAGTTCGGCGACCCGCTGTCCACCGCGGGCGAGGGTGGTCCGCGCGCCGCCGCGCGGGCCGCCGACCGGCTGCTGGGGGATCGCGAGGCGGCGTCGCGCGAGGTCAGCCTCGGTGTGTTGCAGGTGTGGCAGGCGATGACCGAGGCGGTGTCCCGACGGCCGGCAAACCCGGAGGTGACGCTGGTATTCACCGACCTCGTCGGGTTCTCGGGGTGGTCGCTGGAGGCGGGTGACGAGGCGGCGCTGGCCCTGCTGCGACAGGTGGCGCGGGCCATCGAGCCGCCGCTGCTCGACGCCGGCGGGCACATTGTGAAACGCATGGGCGACGGGATCATGGCGGTGTTCCGCGATCCGACGGTCGCCGTGCGGGCGGTGCTGGCCGCCAAGGAGGCGCTGAAATCGGTTGAGGTCGCGGGCTATACACCGCGAATGCGGGTGGGGATCCACACCGGGCGGCCCCAGCGAATGGCCGCGGACTGGCTCGGTGTCGACGTCAACATCGCCGCTCGCGTGATGGAACGCGCCACCAAGGGCGGAATCATGGTGTCGAGCTCGACGTTAGACCTGATACCGCAAAGCGAACTGGACGCACTGGGCGTCGTCGCCAAACGTGCACGCAAACCCGTGTTCGCCCACAAAACCGCTGGGGTCCCCGCGGACCTGGGAATATATCGGCTCAAGACTCTTAGGGAGTTGACAGCGTTTGATCACGCTTCCGAAACGAATTAG
- the pheT gene encoding phenylalanine--tRNA ligase subunit beta, translating to MRVAYSWLREVLNAGAPGWDVGAGDLGQTLVRIGHEVEEVVPLGPVDGPLTVGRVTAIEELTGFKKPIRACLVDVGEHKDREIVCGATNFVVDDLVVVALPGTTLPGGFAITARKTYGRNSDGMICSAAELGLGADHSGILVLPPGTAAPGADGAGVLGLGDVVFHLAITPDRGYCMSVRGLAREIACAYDLDFVDPAGIEALPVEGAAWPLTVQAETGVRRFALRPVTGIDPAAVSPWWLQRRLLLSGIRATSPAVDVTNYVMLELGHPMHAHDRNRISGGLSVRFAHPGETVVTLDDVERRLDPADVLIVDDVATAAIGGVMGAASTEVRADSTDVLLEAAVWDPAAVSRTQRRLHLPSEAARRYERAVDPAISVAALDRCAALLAEIAGGAVAPTLTDWRGDPPRDDWSPPPIRIAVDLPDRFAGVSYARGTTARRLTQIGAVVVQDGATLTVTPPSWRPDLLQPADLVEEVMRLEGLEAIPSVLPSAPAGRGFTAVQKRRRAVGKSLAQSGYVEVLPTPFLPAGVFDLWGLPADDPRRTTTHVLNPLEADRPQLATTLLPALLESLARNVSRGLTDVALYALAQVVQPTEETRAVELIPVHRRPTATEIAMLDASLPRQPQHVAAVLTGLREPRGPWGPGRRAEAADAFEAVRIVARASGIDVALRAARYLPWHPGRCAEVLVGEAVVGHAGQLHPVVIERSGLPNGTCAMELNLDAVPIVEAFPAPRVSPFPAVFQDVSLVVSTHIPAQAVADAVREGAGELLEDIQLFDVFTGPQVGEDRKSLTFALRFRAPDRTLTEDDASAARDAAVRRAAEAVGAELRA from the coding sequence ATGCGCGTTGCCTACAGCTGGCTGCGCGAGGTCTTGAACGCCGGCGCCCCGGGCTGGGATGTCGGCGCCGGTGACCTCGGGCAGACACTGGTGCGCATCGGCCACGAGGTCGAGGAGGTCGTCCCCCTCGGCCCGGTCGACGGCCCGCTGACCGTGGGGCGGGTCACCGCCATCGAAGAGCTCACCGGTTTCAAGAAGCCGATCCGCGCCTGCCTGGTGGATGTCGGCGAGCACAAAGACCGCGAGATCGTCTGCGGGGCAACCAACTTCGTGGTCGACGACCTGGTCGTGGTGGCGCTGCCGGGCACCACGCTGCCCGGCGGCTTCGCCATCACGGCCCGCAAGACCTATGGCCGTAACTCCGACGGCATGATCTGCTCGGCGGCCGAACTCGGTTTGGGCGCAGACCATTCCGGGATCCTGGTGTTGCCGCCCGGAACCGCCGCACCGGGAGCCGACGGTGCCGGGGTGCTGGGACTCGGCGACGTGGTCTTCCACCTGGCGATCACCCCCGACCGGGGCTACTGCATGTCGGTGCGTGGGTTGGCCCGCGAAATCGCGTGCGCGTACGACCTGGACTTCGTCGACCCGGCGGGCATCGAGGCGTTGCCGGTCGAGGGAGCGGCGTGGCCGCTGACGGTGCAAGCCGAAACCGGCGTTCGCCGGTTCGCGCTGCGCCCGGTCACCGGGATCGACCCCGCCGCCGTGTCACCGTGGTGGCTGCAGCGCCGGCTGCTGCTGTCCGGCATCCGCGCGACCTCGCCGGCCGTGGACGTCACCAACTACGTGATGCTGGAACTGGGCCATCCCATGCACGCCCACGACCGCAACCGCATCAGCGGCGGCCTCAGCGTGCGGTTCGCTCACCCCGGTGAGACCGTCGTCACCCTCGATGACGTTGAGCGCCGGCTCGATCCGGCCGACGTCCTCATCGTCGACGACGTGGCCACCGCGGCGATCGGCGGTGTGATGGGTGCGGCGAGCACCGAGGTGCGCGCGGATTCCACCGACGTGCTGCTGGAGGCCGCGGTGTGGGACCCGGCCGCGGTGTCACGCACGCAACGCAGGTTGCACCTGCCCAGCGAGGCCGCCCGTCGCTATGAGCGTGCGGTGGACCCGGCGATTTCGGTCGCCGCGCTGGACCGGTGTGCCGCGCTGCTCGCCGAGATCGCCGGGGGAGCGGTGGCTCCGACTTTGACCGATTGGCGGGGTGACCCGCCGCGTGATGACTGGTCGCCACCGCCGATCCGGATCGCCGTCGACCTGCCGGACCGCTTCGCCGGGGTGTCCTATGCCCGGGGCACGACCGCGCGGCGGCTGACCCAAATCGGCGCCGTGGTGGTCCAAGACGGCGCCACGTTGACCGTGACGCCGCCCAGTTGGCGACCCGACCTGTTGCAGCCCGCCGACCTCGTCGAGGAGGTCATGCGGCTGGAGGGCCTGGAGGCCATCCCGTCGGTGCTGCCATCGGCTCCTGCAGGACGGGGATTCACGGCCGTGCAGAAGCGTCGCCGTGCCGTCGGCAAGTCGCTGGCCCAGTCCGGTTACGTCGAGGTCCTGCCGACCCCGTTTTTGCCCGCCGGCGTGTTCGACCTTTGGGGACTGCCGGCCGATGACCCGCGACGCACGACGACGCACGTGCTCAACCCGCTGGAAGCCGACCGTCCGCAGCTGGCCACCACGCTGTTGCCGGCATTGCTAGAGTCGTTGGCGCGCAACGTATCCCGAGGTCTCACCGACGTCGCGCTGTACGCCCTGGCGCAGGTGGTTCAGCCGACCGAGGAGACCCGCGCCGTCGAGCTCATCCCCGTCCACCGCCGGCCCACCGCTACCGAGATCGCGATGCTGGACGCGTCGTTGCCCCGGCAACCGCAGCACGTCGCCGCGGTGCTGACCGGTCTGCGCGAACCCAGAGGCCCCTGGGGCCCCGGTCGGCGCGCCGAAGCCGCCGACGCGTTCGAGGCGGTGCGAATCGTCGCGCGCGCCAGCGGGATTGACGTGGCTCTCCGGGCGGCGCGATACCTGCCGTGGCATCCGGGTCGGTGCGCCGAAGTGCTCGTCGGGGAAGCAGTCGTCGGTCACGCCGGCCAGCTGCATCCCGTCGTGATCGAGCGCTCGGGACTGCCCAATGGCACCTGCGCGATGGAGTTGAACCTCGATGCGGTTCCCATCGTCGAGGCATTCCCGGCGCCGAGGGTGTCGCCATTTCCGGCCGTGTTCCAGGACGTCAGCCTGGTGGTTTCCACTCATATACCCGCCCAGGCGGTGGCCGATGCCGTTCGCGAGGGCGCCGGTGAACTGCTGGAGGACATCCAATTGTTCGACGTTTTCACCGGCCCACAGGTCGGCGAGGATCGCAAATCGCTGACCTTCGCCCTGCGTTTCCGTGCACCGGATCGCACGCTGACCGAAGACGACGCCAGTGCGGCCCGCGATGCCGCGGTGCGGCGCGCGGCTGAGGCGGTCGGCGCCGAATTGCGCGCCTAA
- a CDS encoding PE family protein, whose translation MSFVIAMPDLVEGAAQNLAGIHSSLAEAAATAAGPTTGIATAAQDEVSIAIASLFGNMGQEFQALSAQAQTFHQQFVSLMNAGAGAYASAEAANAGQAVLGGVDAPAQSLLGGALGNIGQNLGGAIAGGEATVGQLAGQVGQSFGALTGAAAGAPAAAPTLIQGINEFWTGVSAPYQALVANTGTNLQAIGTTFTADPFPFVQQIITNQQGFAQTFLNGVAVDLQGFPANVPANIQLAIQGASTFNPGALAQQFVNGQISTAQTVVTSLHNAAVDTITGVQTLPAGFQAAFQDLLVGNNIGAYGQIQQTLQNAFLPGFQPITVELAGTTPVPVVPLGPLGDLAPIFALPGQMAQSLTNLLPPGSIPAQIAQNFTNVFSALTNFGTTATGSLVTTFGLPLALVFDAIGAPAQALSALNSSAVAFVTAAQAGNASAAATALLDAPAYVANGFLNGQAVPIGNGLDINALIVLPPVIANVAGLGFSLSLATELPVGGLLTPLSTPFVVGGGPFAAGSTQIGGLIPGLLSIGPELAADITPIG comes from the coding sequence ATGTCGTTTGTGATCGCAATGCCGGACTTGGTCGAAGGTGCGGCCCAGAATCTTGCGGGCATTCACTCGTCGCTGGCCGAGGCTGCGGCAACCGCGGCTGGTCCCACGACCGGGATCGCGACCGCGGCGCAGGACGAAGTGTCGATCGCGATCGCTTCGTTGTTCGGGAACATGGGCCAGGAATTCCAGGCCCTAAGCGCCCAGGCGCAGACGTTCCATCAGCAATTCGTGTCATTGATGAACGCCGGCGCGGGCGCCTACGCGAGCGCCGAGGCCGCCAACGCCGGGCAGGCCGTACTGGGCGGGGTGGATGCGCCTGCCCAGTCGCTACTCGGCGGCGCGCTCGGCAACATCGGTCAGAACCTCGGCGGTGCCATTGCCGGTGGCGAGGCGACCGTTGGGCAGCTGGCCGGCCAGGTCGGCCAGAGCTTCGGCGCCCTGACGGGAGCCGCGGCCGGCGCACCCGCTGCCGCGCCCACGCTGATTCAGGGCATCAACGAGTTCTGGACCGGTGTCTCCGCCCCATACCAAGCGCTCGTCGCCAATACGGGCACCAACCTGCAAGCCATCGGAACTACCTTCACTGCTGACCCCTTCCCGTTCGTGCAACAGATCATCACCAACCAGCAGGGCTTCGCGCAGACGTTCTTGAACGGGGTCGCAGTTGATCTCCAGGGTTTCCCTGCGAACGTGCCGGCGAACATCCAACTTGCCATTCAGGGCGCGTCGACCTTTAACCCTGGGGCTTTGGCGCAGCAGTTCGTCAATGGTCAGATCAGCACCGCCCAGACGGTGGTGACGTCGCTGCACAACGCTGCCGTGGACACCATTACCGGAGTGCAGACCTTGCCGGCGGGCTTCCAGGCAGCCTTCCAGGACCTGTTGGTGGGCAACAACATCGGCGCATACGGCCAGATTCAACAGACCCTGCAAAATGCCTTCCTGCCTGGTTTCCAGCCCATCACCGTGGAACTCGCGGGGACGACACCTGTTCCGGTCGTTCCGCTTGGCCCGTTGGGGGATCTGGCACCCATCTTCGCCCTTCCCGGGCAGATGGCGCAGAGCTTGACCAACTTGCTGCCTCCGGGCTCTATCCCCGCGCAGATAGCGCAGAACTTCACTAACGTGTTCAGCGCACTCACGAACTTTGGGACGACGGCTACCGGTAGTCTCGTGACCACTTTTGGGTTGCCTTTGGCGTTGGTGTTTGACGCGATAGGTGCGCCCGCCCAAGCGCTGAGCGCGCTCAATTCCAGCGCGGTGGCGTTTGTCACCGCGGCGCAAGCTGGAAACGCGTCGGCGGCCGCCACAGCGCTCCTCGACGCGCCAGCCTATGTCGCGAATGGTTTCCTCAATGGCCAGGCGGTGCCGATCGGCAACGGTCTTGATATAAACGCGCTGATAGTCCTGCCACCGGTGATAGCAAACGTAGCGGGTCTTGGCTTTAGCCTCTCACTTGCGACTGAGCTCCCTGTGGGCGGGCTCCTCACTCCTCTGAGTACTCCTTTTGTTGTCGGTGGCGGTCCGTTTGCTGCCGGCAGCACGCAAATCGGCGGCCTAATTCCCGGCCTGCTGAGCATTGGGCCCGAACTCGCGGCGGACATCACACCCATCGGCTAG
- the pheS gene encoding phenylalanine--tRNA ligase subunit alpha, producing MGDQPVDLSPEALAKAVNAARQAIALADDLDALARVKIEHLGDRSPLALARQALGTVPTDQRADAGKRVNAARGDVQRSYDERLTTLRAERDAAVLVAEGIDVTLPSTRQPPGARHPITILAEHIADTFIAMGWELAEGPEVETEQFNFDALNFPADHPARSEQDTFYIAPEDSRQLLRTHTSPVQVRTLLAHEPPVYIISIGRTFRTDELDATHTPVFHQVEGLAVDRGLSMAHLRGTLDAFARAEFGASARTRIRPHFFPFTEPSAEVDVWFANKKGGADWVEWGGCGMVHPNVLRAAGIDPEVYSGFAFGMGLERTLQFRNGIPDMRDMVEGDIRFSLPFGVGG from the coding sequence GTGGGTGATCAACCCGTCGACCTGTCGCCGGAAGCCTTGGCCAAGGCCGTCAACGCCGCCCGGCAGGCCATCGCGCTCGCCGACGATCTGGACGCGCTGGCACGCGTCAAGATCGAGCACCTCGGTGACCGCTCACCGCTGGCACTGGCGCGGCAAGCGCTGGGCACCGTCCCCACGGACCAGCGCGCCGACGCCGGCAAGCGCGTCAACGCCGCACGCGGCGACGTCCAGCGCAGCTACGACGAACGGCTGACGACGCTGCGCGCCGAGCGCGACGCCGCGGTGCTGGTCGCCGAGGGCATCGACGTCACCTTGCCGTCGACTCGGCAGCCGCCCGGCGCCCGGCACCCGATCACGATATTGGCCGAGCACATCGCCGATACCTTCATCGCGATGGGCTGGGAGTTGGCGGAGGGGCCCGAGGTCGAAACCGAACAGTTCAACTTCGACGCTCTCAACTTCCCCGCCGACCACCCGGCCCGCAGCGAGCAGGACACGTTCTATATCGCGCCGGAGGATTCGCGGCAGCTGCTGCGCACCCACACCTCACCGGTGCAGGTGCGCACCCTGCTGGCGCACGAGCCGCCCGTCTACATCATCTCGATCGGCCGCACCTTCCGCACCGACGAACTCGACGCCACCCACACGCCCGTCTTCCATCAGGTCGAAGGCCTGGCGGTGGACCGCGGCCTGTCCATGGCGCACCTGCGGGGAACGTTGGACGCGTTCGCGCGCGCTGAGTTCGGTGCTTCCGCGCGCACCCGGATCCGGCCCCACTTCTTTCCGTTCACCGAACCGTCGGCCGAGGTCGACGTCTGGTTTGCCAACAAGAAGGGTGGCGCCGACTGGGTCGAGTGGGGAGGCTGCGGAATGGTACATCCAAATGTGTTGCGCGCCGCGGGAATTGACCCCGAAGTCTACTCCGGCTTCGCGTTCGGAATGGGCCTGGAACGCACCCTGCAGTTCCGCAACGGGATCCCCGACATGCGCGACATGGTCGAGGGAGACATCCGGTTCTCCTTACCGTTTGGGGTGGGTGGCTGA